A genomic region of Phenylobacterium parvum contains the following coding sequences:
- a CDS encoding twin transmembrane helix small protein: MDLVFKYLIPVALLVVLVTLGFGLYALFRGGDFGRSYSNRLMRLRVLTQAIAVAILAAALWWRQQAG, encoded by the coding sequence ATGGACTTGGTCTTCAAGTACCTGATCCCCGTGGCCCTCCTGGTCGTGCTCGTGACCCTCGGATTTGGCCTGTACGCCCTGTTCCGCGGCGGGGACTTCGGCCGCTCCTACTCCAACCGGCTGATGCGCCTTCGGGTCCTGACCCAGGCCATCGCCGTGGCCATACTGGCCGCCGCCCTCTGGTGGCGCCAGCAGGCGGGCTGA
- a CDS encoding acyl-CoA dehydrogenase family protein: MSETLILPRIVPLLHQSAQAADAVTARVRQAVGALVAPGGRVDRHRLDAEQHAAHGLAWCASYAETLRQVALWAERLEADGALAEAEALPAQLLAFEYVSQLAGGLPMNQGETFRPADLGVSTDDLFPLLSDLRPGASQAVKTRIVALLEGVSGRPSLEASGLDETLEAIRDQFTDFSRTRVAPYAQGWHLRDELIPLSLLEELASLGVFGLTLPEAWGGAGLGKTAMCVVSEALSRGWIAAGSLGTRSEIAAELILAHGTEDQKARLLPGIASGAIIPTAVFTEPDTGSDLGALRTRAERSGGAWKVFGAKTWITHAARADLMTLLVRTEPGTKDHRGLSMLLAEKPRGTDAEPFPAPGMSGGEIGVIGYRGMKEYDIAFDGFEVPESALLGGQTGKGFSQLMATFESARIQTAARAVGVGQAALDEAVTYAFQRRQFDRPIAEFPRVANKLAMMAAELLGARRLTWFAAEAKDQGRRCDLEAGMAKLTAARIAWAAADNAVQVHGGAGFATEQVASRLLADARILNIFEGAGEVQAQVIARRLLEGAN; the protein is encoded by the coding sequence ATGAGCGAGACCCTGATCCTACCCCGAATTGTCCCCCTCTTGCACCAGTCGGCGCAGGCGGCCGACGCCGTGACCGCCCGGGTGCGCCAGGCCGTCGGAGCCCTCGTTGCGCCCGGCGGACGGGTAGACCGCCATCGGCTGGATGCCGAGCAGCACGCCGCCCATGGCCTCGCCTGGTGCGCCTCCTATGCCGAGACCCTGCGCCAGGTCGCCCTGTGGGCTGAACGGCTTGAAGCCGACGGCGCCCTGGCCGAGGCCGAGGCCCTGCCGGCCCAGCTCCTGGCCTTCGAGTACGTCTCCCAATTGGCCGGCGGCCTGCCCATGAACCAGGGCGAGACCTTCCGCCCCGCCGACCTCGGCGTCTCGACCGACGACCTCTTCCCCCTGCTGTCCGACCTGCGCCCCGGGGCCTCCCAGGCGGTGAAGACCCGCATCGTCGCCCTGCTGGAGGGCGTCTCCGGCCGGCCCTCCCTCGAGGCCTCGGGACTGGACGAGACCCTGGAGGCGATCCGCGACCAGTTCACCGACTTCTCCCGCACCCGCGTGGCGCCCTACGCCCAGGGCTGGCACCTGCGCGACGAGCTCATCCCCCTGTCCCTGCTGGAAGAGCTGGCCAGCCTCGGCGTCTTCGGCCTGACCCTGCCCGAGGCCTGGGGCGGGGCGGGGCTGGGCAAGACGGCCATGTGCGTGGTCTCCGAGGCGCTGTCCCGGGGCTGGATCGCCGCCGGCTCCCTGGGGACCCGCTCGGAGATCGCCGCCGAGCTGATCCTCGCCCATGGCACGGAGGACCAGAAGGCGCGCCTCCTGCCCGGAATCGCCTCGGGCGCGATCATCCCCACCGCGGTCTTCACCGAGCCCGACACGGGGTCGGACCTCGGCGCCCTGCGCACCCGGGCCGAGCGGTCAGGCGGCGCCTGGAAGGTCTTCGGGGCCAAGACCTGGATCACCCATGCGGCCCGGGCCGACCTGATGACCCTCCTCGTCCGCACCGAGCCGGGCACGAAGGACCACCGCGGCCTGTCCATGCTGCTGGCCGAGAAGCCCCGCGGGACGGACGCCGAGCCCTTCCCCGCCCCCGGCATGAGCGGCGGCGAGATCGGCGTCATCGGCTATCGGGGCATGAAGGAATACGACATCGCCTTCGACGGTTTCGAGGTCCCGGAGAGCGCCCTCCTGGGCGGCCAGACCGGCAAGGGCTTCTCCCAGCTCATGGCCACCTTCGAGAGCGCCCGGATCCAGACCGCCGCCCGCGCCGTCGGCGTCGGCCAGGCCGCCCTGGACGAGGCCGTGACCTACGCCTTCCAGCGGCGCCAGTTCGACCGGCCGATTGCGGAGTTCCCGCGGGTCGCCAACAAGCTGGCCATGATGGCCGCCGAGCTGCTGGGCGCCCGCCGCCTCACCTGGTTCGCCGCCGAGGCCAAGGACCAGGGCCGCCGCTGCGACCTTGAGGCCGGCATGGCCAAGCTGACCGCCGCGCGCATCGCCTGGGCCGCCGCCGACAACGCCGTCCAGGTGCACGGCGGCGCCGGCTTCGCCACCGAGCAGGTCGCGAGCCGGCTCCTGGCCGACGCCCGCATCCTGAACATCTTCGAGGGGGCCGGCGAGGTGCAGGCCCAGGTCATCGCCCGCCGGCTGCTCGAGGGCGCCAACTAG
- a CDS encoding glutathione S-transferase family protein codes for MITVHHLNDSRSQRVLWALEELGLPYEIRFHARDAATRLAPPELKAIHPLGKSPVIEHEGQVVFESGAILDYLSRRCAGGRLAPPSASPEYDVYQQWMHYAEGSAMLPLMLDMYVRRLGEAGGPLQPRIESEIANHLGFVDGALAGRDYLLGEFSLADIQMSFVGEAGAMLGRLAGHERFAAWVRRCQDRPAYRVALERGGPYNMGPKD; via the coding sequence ATGATCACCGTCCATCACCTGAACGATTCCCGCTCCCAGCGCGTGCTTTGGGCCCTGGAGGAGCTGGGCCTGCCCTACGAGATCCGCTTTCACGCCCGTGACGCCGCCACCCGCCTGGCCCCGCCGGAGCTGAAGGCCATCCACCCCCTGGGCAAGTCGCCGGTCATCGAGCACGAGGGCCAGGTGGTCTTTGAATCGGGCGCCATCCTCGACTACCTGTCGCGCCGCTGCGCCGGAGGCCGCCTGGCCCCGCCGTCTGCCTCGCCGGAGTACGACGTTTACCAGCAGTGGATGCACTATGCCGAGGGCTCGGCCATGCTGCCCCTGATGCTGGACATGTATGTCCGCCGCCTGGGCGAGGCCGGCGGGCCCCTGCAGCCGCGCATCGAGAGCGAGATCGCCAACCACCTGGGCTTTGTCGACGGGGCGCTTGCGGGCCGAGACTACCTCCTGGGCGAGTTCAGCCTGGCCGACATCCAGATGAGCTTCGTGGGCGAGGCCGGCGCCATGCTGGGCCGCCTGGCCGGCCACGAGCGCTTCGCCGCCTGGGTCCGCCGCTGCCAGGACCGCCCAGCCTACCGCGTCGCCCTGGAAAGGGGCGGGCCCTACAACATGGGCCCGAAGGACTAG
- a CDS encoding nucleotidyltransferase domain-containing protein, giving the protein MTVPTGLDALALEDRHRSALEQAMAWLPEVAPPIGILVSGSIVRGNPHPASDLDIVVLHDAPWRRRFQRWFNGTPVEIFFNSEAWLRHSLSREIAQGRPVMAHMLATGATLLDTEDRLAKLRTEALAILERGPGLSPDALLRDRYAAATQVEDALDFRDEDTADARQVRALAVAALVRHAFLKGNQFLPRPKERLQVLSQSQPELARRLSAALQLPHSEALTALREASESLIGGAGFFEWDSGPETNLPL; this is encoded by the coding sequence ATGACCGTGCCAACGGGACTTGACGCTCTTGCCCTTGAAGACCGGCATCGCAGCGCTCTCGAACAGGCCATGGCGTGGCTGCCAGAGGTCGCGCCGCCCATCGGCATCCTGGTGTCTGGTAGCATCGTACGGGGCAATCCGCACCCTGCCAGCGACCTTGATATTGTTGTCCTGCACGACGCGCCCTGGCGGCGCAGGTTTCAGAGATGGTTCAACGGAACGCCGGTCGAGATCTTCTTCAATTCTGAGGCCTGGCTGAGACACAGCCTCTCCAGGGAGATCGCCCAAGGACGCCCGGTCATGGCCCACATGCTCGCCACAGGCGCAACCCTGCTGGACACTGAGGATCGGCTCGCCAAGCTTAGGACGGAAGCCCTGGCCATCCTGGAGAGAGGTCCGGGCCTGTCACCCGACGCCCTGCTCCGAGACCGTTACGCCGCCGCGACCCAGGTCGAAGACGCCCTCGATTTCCGCGACGAAGACACCGCCGACGCCAGACAGGTTCGAGCCCTGGCGGTGGCCGCCCTCGTGCGCCACGCCTTCCTGAAAGGAAACCAGTTCCTCCCCCGTCCAAAGGAGAGGCTGCAGGTTCTGTCGCAGTCACAGCCGGAGCTGGCCAGGCGTCTCTCCGCAGCCCTCCAGCTTCCACATTCGGAAGCCTTGACGGCCCTCAGAGAGGCCTCCGAAAGCCTTATCGGCGGGGCCGGTTTCTTTGAGTGGGACTCCGGACCGGAGACGAACCTTCCGCTCTGA
- a CDS encoding alpha/beta fold hydrolase, giving the protein MATFTSDGLEIAFDAREPAPGGSWLILVHGFASNRHEGWRRTGWYAALERRGMGFAALDQRGHGDSAKPHDPALYGRAAMARDVLALMDHLGAARADLFGYSMGSRTALEVALTAPDRVSNLILGGVGDALFTPRETASTGAMAAAMRAADPESLTEPMLRSFRQFADEQGEDREALAACTEATNPPLDPAVLATLPMPVRVIAGMQDRLAGDPEALAARFAYGKGVVLPGCDHFSAIPHGLTKAAVFDFLDGLDEEDPWGR; this is encoded by the coding sequence ATGGCGACCTTTACCTCCGACGGCCTCGAGATCGCCTTTGACGCCCGCGAGCCCGCGCCCGGCGGATCCTGGCTGATCCTCGTCCACGGCTTCGCCTCCAACCGCCACGAGGGCTGGCGTCGCACCGGCTGGTACGCGGCCCTGGAGCGGCGCGGCATGGGCTTCGCCGCCCTCGACCAGCGCGGCCACGGCGACAGCGCCAAGCCGCATGATCCGGCCCTTTACGGCCGTGCGGCGATGGCCCGGGACGTCCTCGCCCTGATGGACCACCTGGGCGCCGCCCGGGCCGACCTCTTCGGCTACTCCATGGGATCCCGCACGGCGCTGGAAGTCGCCCTGACCGCCCCGGACCGGGTCTCCAACCTGATCCTCGGCGGCGTCGGCGACGCCCTCTTCACCCCGCGCGAGACGGCCTCCACCGGCGCCATGGCCGCGGCCATGCGGGCGGCGGACCCGGAAAGCCTCACCGAGCCCATGCTGCGCAGCTTCCGCCAGTTCGCCGACGAGCAGGGCGAGGACCGCGAGGCCCTGGCCGCCTGCACCGAGGCCACCAATCCGCCCCTCGACCCGGCGGTCCTGGCCACCCTGCCCATGCCTGTCCGCGTCATCGCCGGGATGCAGGACCGCCTGGCCGGCGACCCCGAAGCCCTGGCCGCCCGCTTCGCCTACGGGAAGGGCGTGGTCCTGCCCGGCTGCGACCACTTCTCCGCCATCCCCCACGGCCTGACCAAGGCCGCCGTCTTCGACTTCCTCGACGGGCTGGATGAAGAGGACCCCTGGGGGCGGTGA
- a CDS encoding ATP-dependent Clp protease proteolytic subunit, producing MRDWRLDDEEEGDAPKPDAAAAAGGPVASALFKSRTVLVFGEVNMRMAERVTAQLLALAAEGDGDIRVIINSPGGHVESGDTIHDVMRFCGPKVKAIGTGWVASAGVTIFLGADRENRVCLPNTRFLLHQPSGGVRGQASDIQIEAEEIVKMRQRMNRLIARESGQTYEKILKDTQRNFWMSAEEGVAYGLASRIVSSAIEV from the coding sequence ATGCGCGACTGGCGGCTTGATGACGAGGAAGAGGGCGACGCGCCCAAGCCGGATGCGGCCGCGGCGGCCGGCGGGCCGGTGGCCAGCGCCCTGTTCAAGTCGCGCACCGTCCTCGTCTTCGGCGAGGTCAACATGCGCATGGCCGAGCGGGTCACCGCCCAGCTCCTGGCCCTGGCGGCCGAGGGCGACGGCGACATCCGCGTCATCATCAACTCGCCTGGCGGCCACGTCGAAAGCGGCGACACCATCCACGACGTCATGCGGTTCTGCGGCCCGAAGGTGAAGGCCATCGGCACGGGCTGGGTGGCCAGCGCCGGCGTGACCATCTTCCTGGGCGCCGACCGCGAGAACCGGGTCTGCCTGCCCAACACCCGCTTCCTCCTGCACCAGCCGAGCGGCGGCGTGCGCGGCCAGGCCTCGGACATCCAGATCGAGGCCGAGGAAATCGTGAAGATGCGCCAGCGCATGAACCGGCTCATCGCCCGCGAGAGCGGCCAGACCTACGAGAAGATCCTCAAGGACACCCAGCGCAACTTCTGGATGAGCGCCGAGGAAGGCGTGGCCTACGGCCTCGCCTCGCGCATCGTCTCGAGCGCCATCGAGGTCTGA
- a CDS encoding SDR family oxidoreductase, whose product MGELFDLTGKVAIITGSSRGIGKAIAERMAEHGAKVVISSRKAGPCDEVAAAINARWPGSAIAVPANISSKDDLARLVDETRKAFGKVDILVCNAASNPYYGPMSGISDDAFRKILENNIIANNWLVNLVSPEMVERKDGAIIIVSSIGGFRGTAVIGAYAISKAADMQMARNLAQELSPHNIRINCIAPGLVKTDFARALWDTPEAEVRSSAGTPLRRLGEPDDIAGAAVFLASKAGGWMTGQTVVVDGGSTS is encoded by the coding sequence ATGGGCGAACTTTTCGATCTGACCGGCAAGGTGGCGATCATCACCGGCTCGTCGCGCGGCATTGGCAAGGCCATCGCCGAGCGCATGGCCGAACACGGCGCCAAGGTGGTCATCTCGTCCCGCAAGGCCGGCCCCTGCGACGAGGTCGCCGCCGCCATCAACGCCCGCTGGCCCGGCTCGGCCATCGCCGTGCCCGCCAACATCTCTTCCAAGGATGACCTCGCCCGCCTGGTGGACGAGACCCGCAAAGCCTTTGGCAAGGTGGACATCCTGGTCTGCAACGCCGCCTCCAACCCCTATTACGGGCCGATGAGCGGGATCAGCGACGACGCCTTCCGAAAGATCCTCGAGAACAACATCATCGCCAACAACTGGCTGGTGAACCTGGTCTCGCCCGAGATGGTCGAGCGCAAGGACGGGGCGATCATCATCGTCTCGTCCATCGGCGGCTTCCGCGGCACGGCGGTGATCGGCGCCTACGCCATCTCCAAGGCGGCGGACATGCAGATGGCCCGCAACCTCGCCCAGGAGCTGAGCCCCCACAACATCCGCATCAACTGCATCGCGCCGGGCCTCGTGAAGACCGACTTCGCCCGCGCCCTGTGGGACACCCCCGAGGCCGAGGTCCGGTCGTCTGCGGGCACGCCCCTGCGCCGCCTGGGCGAGCCCGACGACATCGCCGGGGCGGCGGTGTTCCTGGCCTCGAAGGCGGGCGGCTGGATGACCGGCCAGACCGTGGTGGTCGACGGCGGCTCGACGAGCTGA
- a CDS encoding aminotransferase, producing MVHPLYAAMPPTIFDEMSGLARAHGALNLGQGFPDDPGPEALRRAAAEAVLDGYNQYPPSRGLPELRRAVAAHYAWTQGLSFDPDAQVTITSGATEALAAAILALVEPGDEVILFQPAYDAYAPLVRRAGGVPRFVTLSPPDWRWTAGQLEAAFTPRTRAVILNSPVNPTGVVVPRQDLELLAAACRARSVPVICDEVWEHLVFDGAVHAPLIALPGMADLAVKIGSAGKMFGLTGWKVGFLCAGPVLSPALARAHQFLTFTTPPNLQAAVAFGLETPGDWFTAMPARMQASRDRLAEALRREGFAVARSQGTYFLTVDLPDSGVAEADRAFALRAVTQAGVAAIPVSAFYETEAVTRVLRLCFAKADDVLDEAATRLARARDLSLSAGA from the coding sequence ATGGTGCACCCGCTCTACGCGGCCATGCCCCCCACCATCTTCGACGAGATGTCGGGGCTGGCGCGCGCCCATGGCGCCCTGAACCTCGGACAGGGCTTTCCGGACGATCCCGGCCCGGAGGCCCTGCGCCGGGCCGCCGCCGAGGCGGTTCTGGACGGCTACAACCAGTATCCGCCGTCGCGCGGCCTGCCGGAGCTGCGACGGGCCGTGGCCGCCCACTATGCCTGGACCCAGGGCCTGTCCTTCGATCCCGATGCGCAGGTCACCATCACCTCGGGGGCCACCGAGGCCCTGGCCGCCGCCATCCTGGCTCTCGTCGAGCCGGGAGACGAGGTCATCCTCTTCCAGCCGGCCTACGACGCCTACGCTCCCCTGGTCCGCCGCGCCGGGGGCGTCCCGCGCTTCGTGACCCTGTCGCCGCCGGACTGGCGCTGGACCGCCGGCCAGCTGGAGGCCGCCTTCACGCCGCGCACCCGGGCGGTGATCCTGAACTCGCCGGTCAACCCCACCGGGGTCGTGGTCCCCCGCCAGGACCTAGAGCTCCTCGCCGCCGCCTGCCGGGCCCGAAGCGTCCCGGTGATCTGCGACGAGGTCTGGGAGCACCTGGTCTTCGACGGCGCCGTCCATGCACCCCTCATCGCCCTGCCCGGCATGGCGGACCTGGCGGTCAAGATCGGCTCGGCGGGCAAGATGTTCGGCCTGACGGGCTGGAAGGTGGGCTTCCTCTGCGCCGGCCCGGTCCTGTCTCCGGCCCTGGCCCGCGCCCACCAGTTCCTGACCTTCACCACGCCGCCCAACCTGCAGGCGGCCGTGGCCTTCGGGCTGGAGACCCCCGGGGACTGGTTCACCGCCATGCCGGCCCGGATGCAGGCCAGCCGCGACCGCCTGGCCGAGGCCCTGCGGCGCGAGGGCTTCGCCGTGGCCCGGTCCCAGGGCACCTATTTCCTCACCGTCGACCTGCCCGACTCCGGCGTGGCCGAGGCTGACAGGGCCTTCGCACTCAGGGCGGTGACGCAGGCCGGCGTCGCCGCCATCCCGGTCTCGGCCTTCTACGAGACCGAGGCCGTCACCCGGGTCCTGCGCCTGTGCTTCGCCAAGGCCGACGACGTGCTGGACGAGGCCGCGACCCGGCTGGCCCGGGCCCGCGACCTCTCCCTCAGCGCGGGGGCCTGA
- the typA gene encoding translational GTPase TypA: MQLRNIAIIAHVDHGKTTLVDQLLAQSGAFRANEATVERAMDSNDQERERGITILAKCTSVLWAGEAGETRVNIIDTPGHADFGGEVERILGMVDGCVLLVDAEEGVMPQTKFVLGKALKMGLRPILCLNKVDRPHADPDRVLNDAFDLFAAMGATDEQLDFPHIYASGKNGWATLDMAKPNADLAPLFDLIVRHVPAPAASQRTEEPFRILSVLIENDPFLGRLLTGRIDSGKAVPGLAIKALSRDGQEIERGRITKVLAFRGLKRQPIEDAEAGDIVAIAGLSKATVADTLCALEVTEALPAQPIDPPTISMTVSVNDSPLAGREGDKVQSRVIRDRLLKEAQSNVAIRVTESGEKDAFEVAGRGELQLGVLIEGMRREGFELSISRPRVVFQADPETGERLEPIEEVVIDVDDEFTGIVIEKLSARKAELKDMGPSGAGKTRITLMAPSRSLIGYQGEFLTDTRGSGVLNRVFSHYDGYKGPIDAGRKGVLVSNSDGETAAYALWNLEDRGIMFVGGGEKTYQGMIIGENSRADDLDVNPMKAKQLTNVRASGKDEAVRLTPPRRMTLEQAIAYIEDDELVEVTPKSIRLRKQVLNPSFRKKRARVD, translated from the coding sequence ATGCAGCTTCGCAACATCGCCATCATCGCCCACGTCGACCACGGCAAGACCACCCTGGTCGACCAGCTCCTCGCCCAGTCCGGCGCCTTCCGGGCGAACGAGGCGACCGTCGAACGCGCCATGGACTCCAACGACCAGGAGCGGGAGCGCGGCATCACCATCCTGGCCAAGTGCACCAGCGTGCTCTGGGCGGGAGAGGCGGGCGAGACCCGCGTCAACATCATCGACACCCCCGGCCACGCCGACTTCGGCGGCGAGGTCGAGCGGATCCTCGGCATGGTGGACGGCTGCGTCCTGCTGGTGGACGCCGAGGAAGGTGTCATGCCCCAGACCAAGTTCGTCCTCGGCAAGGCGCTGAAGATGGGACTGCGCCCCATCCTCTGCCTGAACAAGGTGGACCGGCCCCACGCCGACCCCGACCGGGTGCTGAACGACGCCTTTGACCTGTTCGCCGCCATGGGCGCCACGGACGAGCAGCTGGACTTCCCGCACATCTACGCCTCGGGCAAGAACGGCTGGGCCACCCTCGACATGGCCAAGCCCAACGCCGACCTGGCCCCCCTGTTCGACCTGATCGTGCGCCACGTCCCGGCGCCGGCCGCCAGCCAGCGCACCGAGGAACCCTTCCGCATCCTCTCGGTCCTCATCGAGAACGACCCCTTCCTGGGCCGCCTGCTGACCGGGCGGATCGACTCCGGCAAGGCGGTTCCCGGACTGGCCATCAAGGCCCTGTCCCGGGACGGCCAGGAGATCGAGCGGGGCCGCATCACCAAGGTGCTGGCCTTCCGGGGCCTCAAGCGCCAGCCCATCGAGGACGCCGAGGCCGGCGACATCGTCGCCATTGCGGGCCTGTCCAAGGCCACCGTGGCCGACACCCTCTGCGCGTTGGAGGTCACCGAGGCCCTTCCGGCCCAGCCCATCGACCCGCCGACCATCTCCATGACCGTCTCGGTCAATGACAGCCCCCTCGCCGGCCGCGAGGGCGACAAGGTCCAGAGCCGGGTCATCCGCGACCGCCTCCTCAAGGAGGCCCAGTCCAACGTCGCCATCCGGGTGACCGAGTCCGGGGAAAAGGACGCCTTCGAGGTGGCCGGCCGCGGCGAGCTCCAGCTGGGCGTCCTCATCGAGGGCATGCGCCGCGAGGGCTTCGAGCTGTCCATCAGCCGCCCCCGGGTGGTCTTCCAGGCCGACCCCGAGACCGGCGAGCGGCTGGAGCCCATCGAGGAGGTGGTGATCGACGTGGACGACGAGTTCACCGGCATCGTCATCGAGAAGCTGTCGGCCCGGAAGGCCGAGCTCAAGGACATGGGCCCCTCGGGCGCGGGCAAGACCCGCATCACCCTGATGGCCCCCTCGCGCTCCCTGATCGGCTACCAGGGCGAGTTCCTGACCGACACCCGGGGCTCCGGCGTGCTGAACCGGGTCTTCTCGCACTACGACGGCTACAAGGGTCCCATCGACGCCGGCCGCAAGGGCGTGCTGGTCTCCAACTCCGACGGCGAGACGGCGGCCTACGCCCTGTGGAACCTCGAGGATCGGGGCATCATGTTCGTCGGCGGCGGCGAAAAGACCTACCAGGGCATGATCATCGGCGAGAACTCCCGGGCCGACGACCTGGACGTCAACCCGATGAAGGCCAAGCAGCTGACCAACGTCCGCGCCTCCGGCAAGGACGAGGCCGTGCGCCTGACGCCGCCCCGCCGCATGACCCTCGAGCAGGCCATCGCCTACATCGAGGATGACGAACTGGTGGAAGTCACGCCAAAGTCCATCCGCCTGCGCAAGCAGGTGCTCAATCCGAGCTTCCGCAAGAAGCGCGCCCGGGTCGACTGA